Proteins encoded by one window of Glycine soja cultivar W05 chromosome 15, ASM419377v2, whole genome shotgun sequence:
- the LOC114385799 gene encoding 60S ribosomal protein L27, with product MVKFLKPNKAVIVLQGRYAGKKAVIVRTFDEGTRERPYGHCLVAGIKKYPAKVIKKDSAKKTAKKSRVKAFVKLVNYQHLMPTRYTLDVDLKDAVTPDVLQAKDKKVTALKETKKRLEERFKTGKNRWFFTKLRF from the coding sequence ATGGTGAAGTTTCTGAAACCAAACAAAGCCGTCATCGTCCTTCAGGGACGCTACGCCGGCAAAAAAGCCGTGATAGTGCGAACCTTCGATGAAGGCACGCGCGAGCGCCCCTACGGGCACTGCTTGGTGGCAGGGATAAAGAAGTACCCTGCGAAGGTGATCAAGAAGGATTCGGCCAAGAAGACGGCCAAGAAGTCGCGTGTGAAGGCGTTCGTGAAGCTCGTGAACTACCAGCACCTCATGCCCACGCGCTACACGCTCGATGTCGATTTGAAGGACGCGGTTACCCCCGACGTGCTCCAAGCCAAGGATAAGAAGGTTACTGCTCTCAAGGAGACCAAGAAGCGCCTCGAGGAGAGGTTCAAGACTGGGAAGAATCGGTGGTTCTTCACCAAGCTCAGGTTCTGA